The genomic stretch GTAAATGTAACATTCCCACCGAACCATGCAAACGGATTAAAACTCATTCCATAAAATAATATGCCACCTCCAATTACTATGAAAACAGCTGTCCAAATTATAAGAGTAATTTCCTTTTTATTCATTGATCTCCACCCCCAGTCACATACCTTTGAAGTTGTCTGTTAAAAACATAGAATACCTTAGGCTGAACATTAAGCTCAGGATTAAGGACTATAGCTTGGCCAGTGTTAACCAGGATGCTAACCTCACTATTTGGATCATCCAAACAACCAAATACCCTAGCCCCACCAGGACATGTCCTTACACAAGCTGGAGTATGAGTATTATCTGGTGCCGTTCCATAGCAGAAAGTGCACTTATCGACGTGAGGAACTACATGGATTAAGTTCTCACCGAAATATTGTTTTGCTTTCTGAATATCCTCATATGTATAGAAATATCTTGCACCATATGGACAGGCCTCGACACAATACAGACAGCCCATACATTTATATTCATCTACTACAACTATCCCACCTTCGACTATCTGTGTAGCCCCGGTTGGGCAGACGTAATAGCATGGCGGATTTTCACACTGCATACAGAGTCTTGGTACGAAGACCCTCTGGACGTTTGGAAATTCACCGATTTCTAAGTCTTCCACGTGGGTTCTCCATAATTGCTCCCAAAATGGTGTCTCGTTCTCAATTGCACATGCTGCCATACAAGCCATACAGCCTAAACACTGGTCAACTTTAACTACGAATCCCCAATGTTCACACTCCTTTGTGTTACCGAATTTCTCATATGGGTTTACAATTGGGTTTTTATCTAAGAGACCTGAGTTAGACATAGTTTATTCACCCCCAGATGTGGAAATATTAAAACGTGAATTCCAGTCAGAAGAGGAGATCTGTAAATTAGGAGTCACTTGCGTGTTAGCTGGTAATGTGTCTGAAGTTTCTACTGGAGCAAGTACACTTGCCTCTGCGATTTCATCTTGCGTTGCCTTTCTAACTTTTACTGTTAATTGCTCTGATTGTCTGAATCCACCTAATGGATTATAGCTCCAAGGCCAGAAAGTGCTTATAGGTTTGTTTCCGAAGTTCTTTACTGCCTTAGAGGCATATGTTAATGCAGGATTTCTTTGCCCGTAGGGCTCTGGAACACCTATAGTATCTGGCCTTATAAGTTGAGTAAGGTGAGCTCTAAGAACTAATTTAGGTATTGTCCCATCTGGATTAGGAAGTTTCCATCTCTCTATAACTATCCAGTCTCCTTCATTTATCCCCATCTGCTTAGCTACATCTGCATTAATCCAAGCCATTTGGTAAATATTTTCATGATAGCTGTTAGATGCTATTGCCATTAGAACAGGATTATTTGTACTTGATGTATAAGCAAATATTGGGATTTTGTATTCAACGTAGAAGAATTCTGGAGGAGTTGGTTTAAATGTAGGATCGTTGTATGGAGGTTCTGCCGGGTAATATATACCGGGCTCTCTAGCATAGCCATAGTTCCAATCTGGTGGAACATATGCAATTAAAGGATCCCATACTGGATCATAACCGTAGTTCTTTACCACATAGTAATAAAGAACAGTAGAATATAACTCAATTCTTCCGGTAGGTGTAGCAACTGGTAAATCCCATGGCATTCTTTCGTGATTATTAAAGTATTCATCAACAGTACGGATTATTAATACTCCGTTATTTCTCAATATCTCATACATTTTCTCTACTGGCACACCAGTCTTCTTTGATAAAAATGATAGCTTAGCTTCTCTCCAAGCCTTTGCAGTGAAGCTTCCCCAAGGTGGATATCCATTATTCTGGATCAAGTATTGTTGATATTTAGGCATTTCCTCATTAATTATTTGTTTGAACACTTCTTTATCAATAGACACGGAATTTGCCATTGCGTTAATATAGTCGTCACCTTTACCAAGCATATATGCAAACATAACGAATAAGTCAAGACCGTTAGCAGTGTTAGGATAAAGTACAGGTATAGCTTGCCATCTCCCTCTTAATGTATAATCCATTGCTGGACCATCATATCTAAAAGCTTCATCTCTCTCTAGGTATGACACATCTGGGAGAATCACATCAGCATATAATGTGTCTTCAGTGGGCTGAATATTTATATCAATATAAAACGTATTCTTTAAAATTTCTTTATACTGATCCCACTGAAAGTTAACTGGAGTGCCTCCATATGACATTACAGCCTTTATCTTGTATGGTTGACCGTTCCATACCACTTGCCCTTTAACGGCTTCATAGACTCCAGAATCGACATATAATGTGAAAGCACCAGCTGGTTTCTTCCCTTGTTGGACTAAATTTTGATTATAAACATATTGTACCGCTGGGAATCCAGTAGACCAGAAATTGGGATTATTGTACGTATAAATGATCGCAAAAATTGTAAGTAGATTACCTGGGAGGTCAAGGAGAGGGACTTTCGCTAAGATTTCGGGTCTCTGAAGCAATATTCCAGGTTTTGAGGAGCCTGAGGAGATTGAGGAATTATATACCTCAATTACTTCCTTCATCCCTTCTCTATATTTTCCGGAGTACACCCAACCTCCTCTTACATCAATATTTCCTGTAAGAGCCATTATCATTGCTGTTGCCTTCCTAAATTGCGGTGAACTATCTCCCCAGAAACCTTTTAATCCCGTAACTATCAACATGGGTTTTGTAGTCGATATCCTATAAGCAAACTCTTGAAGCATGCTTAGAGGAACATCACAGACTTTTGACGCATATTCTAATGTATAACTACTTACACGATCAGCTAAAAACTGAAAAACAGTCCTTATTTTTTTACCGTTTACCTCTAAGTCTGGTGCAAACAATGCTGGCCTTATTTCAGTACCATCTACAGAATACATGTTAGTATTAGTAAATGGCGGAACTTTTACTATTTGCCTTGTTATTTCGTCATATACGTAAAAGGCTTTAACAGTGCCATCTTCATAGTCCTCTTCTAGGAGTTTTACTACACCGTTTTCTTCATAAGCTAAAAAAGGAGCATTAGTATGATATCTTACAAAATATTCATCATAATATCCGTTCTGAATTATGTAATTAATTATTGCCATAGCTAAGACTAGGTCTGTACCAGGCTTAATTGGAATCCAAAGGTTCGCCTTTGATGCAGCTTCTCCAACTCTAGGGTCTATAACTACAACATAAGCACCATTGGCTATGCCTTCACCAAATCTTACACCTCTGTTAACGAATATTCCAGCTGAGAATGCACTAGTTCCCCAAGACACTATTAGCCTAGAATATGTCATATCATCCATTATGTCGCTCGCATGAAGATCAAAACCCCCTATTACATATCCTACAGACTGCTGGAGAGAGAACATACAACTTTGCATTGGTGTTCCATTTATATTAGGCATCTGAGTACCTAAAGTAAAGGGAATGAAGTATCTCTTATAATTAGCACATGGCATACCTCCACCAATTAGAATTACTTCCCAAGGCTTAATATCGAGCTCCCTAAACTTCTGCATAATGTAATTAATTGCCTCTTCCCATGTAGCCTCTCTAAAACTCCATGTTCCTTTTGGTCCTGTCCTTATTAATGGAGTCTTGATTCTGTCCACATTATAGGTTCTAAATATGCCGGCTCTTCCTCTGGGACAAATCTTCCCCTTATTTAACGGGGATAATGGGTTTCCATCTATCTCTATAGCCCTTATGTAAGTTCCTTTCTTTTCTACCCTTACTAGAATATCACAAGTAGATGAACAAAAGGCACAAACATTAGGTACATACGAATATTCCCATCCTGGTTGTGGAGTCTCATAATCTACTGGTGGAGCTAACAAGTTAAAGTTGAACTTACTTGCAGCATAAGCGGCACCACTACCTACAGCTGCTAAGGCCGATGCCTTTAAGAAGTCTCTCCTGGTTAAGCGGATTGATTTGTAATCTTGTGTCATTATGATGTATTATGCAATCTACTTTATATTATCCAGTTTATAATATCTAAGTTTTAACTCATTAACTCTGTTAAATAATTACTATTTTTACTATATAAAATGATGTACTATGTATTTTTAATTTGATATGATTAAACATTATGGACCAGTAAAAATAAATAGATATATTAACTAAGTTAATAAATCAAATAGAATTTATGTAAGAATCTTAAGCTCTAAGCTGTATCTACTTATTGCACCCTATAACGATAAAAAAAGAGATTTACATTTTTTTTACTTTATCAAATCTGGGCTATATTCTTAAATAAATATAGCCATTCTTCTCACAAAATAACATTTCTAAGAAAAAGAAAATAGTCGTATTTACCAGATTATGAATACTTACTTTGATATTTGTCCTTTATTTTTGTTTATACGAATAGATGATAGGACAACAGCATTAATATAAAGATTATATAATCTAATACTAAATTTCTTAAAAACTATATAACCTTATAGTTCTATGCAAAATGCTCTTCGAACCACTCAAGGAGTCTGCATCAAGCTCTTTCTGAAGTTTCACTTTCTTCTTAAGTTTTATTCGAAATCTGATCTTTTATGTAAATCATAGAAAACCTGTCTCATGATTTAAGTTATAGAATAAGTCATTAAAAACCATCATTAGATAATTGATTTTAATTAATGCTTCTTCTTTGTCATATCAAATATCTCCCTAATACTTCCATCTTAAGATAAAGAAAAGAGTATAAAACTAAAATTAACTTTCTTCTCTTTAATATACTTAAGAACTTTTCTGATATCCAGCTGAGTAGACTTCTTATCCATAAAAATATCTGTTTACTTTATTGATTGGTAAACCTAGGCTATGTACACAAATTACCATGGTGAATCTTTCCGGCTTTTCACGCATTGAATAACCTGATCAACATCCACGTTAAATCCCATTTTTTTCAAAAAATCTGAATATTCTGAAAGCAATTTCCTCATCCTTTCGATAACTTCCTCACTGATTCCTGGCCAATCTAATCTTTCCGGCTTTACAGCAATAATATAAGCTTTTTGAGGTTCCCTTCCAGATTGTTTTGCTAATGAAACTATCTGAATAGGCGAAAGCCTATGTGCATCAGATATTTCTACTCCTTGAATCTCATCCTTATTTATCTCGAACAGTCCATATTCTTCTTCCATTAACATAGTATCCAAGAAAATGACTATATCACCTTTTTCTATGAAAGTAAGTGCATCAAATCCATTGGCTGACGCATCATAGACGCCCATGCACTCAGCAGCTACCGATCCTATTGCATCATCTCCATAAAGTCTGTTTCCAAGACCTATAATCTTAACAGCCACTGATATTTCTCCTCCACTTTTTTCTCTAACATTTTTACTGCAGCTTCACTATAATCACCATTATAATATATCGCGTAAACCTTATCAAATCCACCGAAAATCAGGAGCCCATAGGCTACGTCCTCTAAGTAAAACCTACCATCAAGACCTGGCCTTACAAGTTCCAACATATACCAAGGATCCTTATTTTCCAGCATAAACTCCTTTTCGCTTATTCCTTCCGGAGCATATCTGCTACTTCCTACAAGAAGTACTTTATCTGGGGAAAGTCTCTTAACTAACTCAGTAGCGTAAACAGGATCTGTTTCAAGGTCAATCACAAAGTCCTTATCTTTCCATTTATCATAAACTTCTTCAATTACCCTACCTGCTGGAGTTGCAAAAAATGGAATAAAACCTATTACTATCCTCATCATGAGTTTTTACCTCTAATCTTTCTGATGAGCTCTAAAAGGTCTTTAGCTTGGTAATCCTTCAATAACTTTTCCTTATCAACTTGCTGGATAGTAGATTTAATTTCGTAGATAGACTTAAGAGATTCTCGCATTGCCGGTCTCTTAATCCCGTATATCATAGAATCTTTTAGAGCGTCAAGTTCCATTATAAACTCTATTATGGAATTCAGTCTCTTCATGGTTAACAGATCCTCGGAACTATGTCTCCTGTTGGCATTTCTAATATCTTTGCACCTCCAATCTCAGTCTTTACAATAACAAGATTCTTGTTCTCCTTATTTTTAGGTTCAATGACTTTTCCAATTACAGAGGGTTCAAAACCGAGTTTTTTAAGCTTCTCCATAATCTCATTTTCCTTTGTTGAAGGAACAGAAAGAACCGCTATTCCCTCGTTAGCTAGGACTAAAGGATCTAAACCTATAATGTCAGTAATGGATCTTACTTCTTCTGGAATAGGAATTTTTCCTTCCTCTATGATTATCATCTTTCCCGACAGCTGAGCCCATTCATTAAGTGTTGCAGCAAGTCCACCTCTAGTAGGATCTCTTGCCGCATGGATCTCTTTTCCGAATTCTTTAAACAGATCCAGCAAGCCTATCAGAGGTCTAACATCACTCTTAATTCTAGTATCTATACCGTATTGCATTGCCGCTATAACTGTACCGTGAACGCCTATGGGTCCAGTGACTATTATTGAGTCACCATCCTCTATTTTGTCTACTATGGGATATTCTGTAATTCCTATTCCTACAGTATTTATTATTATTCCCTTCATTGACTCTGAGGGAACTACCTTAAAATCTCCGCCAACAAGAGGAATTTTTAATTCTTTTAAGAGCGACAACATATCCTCTATTATCTTATCAAGATCTGCCATAGGGAATCCTTCCCCTACTACAATAGAGTCCAGCATTGCAATAGGCCTAGCACCCATCATTATTAGATCGTTTATTGTCCCAGATATTGACAAGGTTCCTATACTTCCACCTGGGAAAAAGTAAGGATATACTGTGTGAGAATCAGTTGCAATAACAATATTATTATTAATTACTGCTCCATCATCTGGATAGTTAATACCCACACCATCTTCGGTTCTTTTAAGTTCTAAAGGCAGCTTTGAAAATATTAACCTCTGTAGCAAAAGTTGAGTGTCTTTTCCTCCATTCCCATGGTTTAATAAAATCCTATCTTCCATCACCTTGCACCCCTAAATCTTCAAGAATACCTTTCATACTCTCCAGATAACTTTTTACAGCTTCTTCAGGATCTTCTCCTAATAACTGGGCTGTCTCTCTGATCTGATCTGAGATGAACTTAATGTTTTCCCAAACTTCTTCTTTTCTGAGCTTTGCTATTATAACCCCAGCATGAACCATTACATAGTCTCCTATTTTTACATCATCAACTCCTATCGCTACCTTTTTCAATGTATTTTGACCTAAATCTACCGTTGCTATAACATCAGAATCTATTGAAACAACTTTAGCCGGAACTGCCCAACACATATCACTTCACCTCTGAAACTGCATCCTTTATTCTCTCATACGATCCGAATCTAGCCCAAACAGCACAGGCTCCTTCCATGGAAACCATACATGGCCCCCAAGGCCTTGCTGGTGTACAAGCTTTCATAAATAAAGGACAATCTGTGGGATAAGCCAGACCAAGTGTTACTTCATTACATTTACATCCTGGAGGTAAGTCGTAATCCCACGGTCTCTCTTTTATCCCTAGCTGTGTTTTTGCATCATACTTTTTGAACTTTTCAGACAACGTTAAACCACTTTTTGGTATGTTTCCTATTCCTCTCCAGATTGTATCCACTACATTAAATGCAACCTTTATGTTCTCTAATGCAAAAATGTTGCCCTTATAAGTGGCTACTCTCTTATATTCTAAATTTGTAAACTCAGCCTTACCTATGTACAAATTATTTAAAATCACTAAAACTCCCGTCAAGATATCAATTGGTTCAAAGCCAGCTACTACAGCAGGAATACCATATTTTTTAGGGAAGAAGTCCCAGCTAATTGCACCTATTATTGTTGATACATGACCAGGACCGATAACTCCAGATACTGGAGGCCTTTTAGCTTCTTTATGAAGCTGAACTGCATATTCAGCTGCAGGAGCTGTAAGCTTCAGTGAAGAATAAAACATTAAATTCGCTGGGACTTTCTCCTTAGTAAATAGTACAGCGTAGCTGGGAGCCGTAGTCTCAAAACCAATACCAAAAAATACGGAGGATTTACCATCTTTTTTTGCCTCTTCGATTGCGTCAGCAAAGCTATAAACTATTCTAACGTCAGCACCAGATGCTTTTGCCGCAGCTAGGCTTCCTATTTCCCCACTCTTGTAGTGTTTAACTGTGGGTAGTTTGAAAACATCACCAAAAGTATATATCCTATACCCTTCCATTGCAAGTTTTATAACGTTCTCGATATCACTTGAAGGAGTAACACAAACAGGACAGCCAGGACCGGGAATAAGTTCTACTTCGGATGGCATAAGTGCACGAAGACCATAATGTGTAGTTGTCCACTCATGTGAGCCACAGAAATTCATAATTTTTATTTTATCTAGGCCAAGTTTCTTGGCTACTTTAGGAGCTAACTTACTTATCTCTTCGGATATTTTGCTTGCGAGAACTGGATTTTCCCTAAATAAAATTTCGATCTGTTTAGGTAGATCCATTTAAATCC from Sulfolobus sp. S-194 encodes the following:
- a CDS encoding 4Fe-4S dicluster domain-containing protein, yielding MSNSGLLDKNPIVNPYEKFGNTKECEHWGFVVKVDQCLGCMACMAACAIENETPFWEQLWRTHVEDLEIGEFPNVQRVFVPRLCMQCENPPCYYVCPTGATQIVEGGIVVVDEYKCMGCLYCVEACPYGARYFYTYEDIQKAKQYFGENLIHVVPHVDKCTFCYGTAPDNTHTPACVRTCPGGARVFGCLDDPNSEVSILVNTGQAIVLNPELNVQPKVFYVFNRQLQRYVTGGGDQ
- a CDS encoding molybdopterin-dependent oxidoreductase, translating into MTQDYKSIRLTRRDFLKASALAAVGSGAAYAASKFNFNLLAPPVDYETPQPGWEYSYVPNVCAFCSSTCDILVRVEKKGTYIRAIEIDGNPLSPLNKGKICPRGRAGIFRTYNVDRIKTPLIRTGPKGTWSFREATWEEAINYIMQKFRELDIKPWEVILIGGGMPCANYKRYFIPFTLGTQMPNINGTPMQSCMFSLQQSVGYVIGGFDLHASDIMDDMTYSRLIVSWGTSAFSAGIFVNRGVRFGEGIANGAYVVVIDPRVGEAASKANLWIPIKPGTDLVLAMAIINYIIQNGYYDEYFVRYHTNAPFLAYEENGVVKLLEEDYEDGTVKAFYVYDEITRQIVKVPPFTNTNMYSVDGTEIRPALFAPDLEVNGKKIRTVFQFLADRVSSYTLEYASKVCDVPLSMLQEFAYRISTTKPMLIVTGLKGFWGDSSPQFRKATAMIMALTGNIDVRGGWVYSGKYREGMKEVIEVYNSSISSGSSKPGILLQRPEILAKVPLLDLPGNLLTIFAIIYTYNNPNFWSTGFPAVQYVYNQNLVQQGKKPAGAFTLYVDSGVYEAVKGQVVWNGQPYKIKAVMSYGGTPVNFQWDQYKEILKNTFYIDINIQPTEDTLYADVILPDVSYLERDEAFRYDGPAMDYTLRGRWQAIPVLYPNTANGLDLFVMFAYMLGKGDDYINAMANSVSIDKEVFKQIINEEMPKYQQYLIQNNGYPPWGSFTAKAWREAKLSFLSKKTGVPVEKMYEILRNNGVLIIRTVDEYFNNHERMPWDLPVATPTGRIELYSTVLYYYVVKNYGYDPVWDPLIAYVPPDWNYGYAREPGIYYPAEPPYNDPTFKPTPPEFFYVEYKIPIFAYTSSTNNPVLMAIASNSYHENIYQMAWINADVAKQMGINEGDWIVIERWKLPNPDGTIPKLVLRAHLTQLIRPDTIGVPEPYGQRNPALTYASKAVKNFGNKPISTFWPWSYNPLGGFRQSEQLTVKVRKATQDEIAEASVLAPVETSDTLPANTQVTPNLQISSSDWNSRFNISTSGGE
- a CDS encoding hydrogenase maturation protease, which produces MAVKIIGLGNRLYGDDAIGSVAAECMGVYDASANGFDALTFIEKGDIVIFLDTMLMEEEYGLFEINKDEIQGVEISDAHRLSPIQIVSLAKQSGREPQKAYIIAVKPERLDWPGISEEVIERMRKLLSEYSDFLKKMGFNVDVDQVIQCVKSRKDSPW
- the hypE gene encoding hydrogenase expression/formation protein HypE, with the translated sequence MEDRILLNHGNGGKDTQLLLQRLIFSKLPLELKRTEDGVGINYPDDGAVINNNIVIATDSHTVYPYFFPGGSIGTLSISGTINDLIMMGARPIAMLDSIVVGEGFPMADLDKIIEDMLSLLKELKIPLVGGDFKVVPSESMKGIIINTVGIGITEYPIVDKIEDGDSIIVTGPIGVHGTVIAAMQYGIDTRIKSDVRPLIGLLDLFKEFGKEIHAARDPTRGGLAATLNEWAQLSGKMIIIEEGKIPIPEEVRSITDIIGLDPLVLANEGIAVLSVPSTKENEIMEKLKKLGFEPSVIGKVIEPKNKENKNLVIVKTEIGGAKILEMPTGDIVPRIC
- a CDS encoding HypC/HybG/HupF family hydrogenase formation chaperone codes for the protein MCWAVPAKVVSIDSDVIATVDLGQNTLKKVAIGVDDVKIGDYVMVHAGVIIAKLRKEEVWENIKFISDQIRETAQLLGEDPEEAVKSYLESMKGILEDLGVQGDGR
- the hypD gene encoding hydrogenase formation protein HypD, with product MDLPKQIEILFRENPVLASKISEEISKLAPKVAKKLGLDKIKIMNFCGSHEWTTTHYGLRALMPSEVELIPGPGCPVCVTPSSDIENVIKLAMEGYRIYTFGDVFKLPTVKHYKSGEIGSLAAAKASGADVRIVYSFADAIEEAKKDGKSSVFFGIGFETTAPSYAVLFTKEKVPANLMFYSSLKLTAPAAEYAVQLHKEAKRPPVSGVIGPGHVSTIIGAISWDFFPKKYGIPAVVAGFEPIDILTGVLVILNNLYIGKAEFTNLEYKRVATYKGNIFALENIKVAFNVVDTIWRGIGNIPKSGLTLSEKFKKYDAKTQLGIKERPWDYDLPPGCKCNEVTLGLAYPTDCPLFMKACTPARPWGPCMVSMEGACAVWARFGSYERIKDAVSEVK